The Arachis ipaensis cultivar K30076 chromosome B07, Araip1.1, whole genome shotgun sequence genome includes a window with the following:
- the LOC107607935 gene encoding uncharacterized protein LOC107607935, protein MPGTVAVLRTSPVCVGGQLDESRAYFHRLFWTFPPCIEDGNSNILPVAFTLVEGENAESWSFFLSYLREHVTPQPGLLVILDRHNGIKAALEAPDGGWLPPSAYRAFCIRHVAANFALTFKGKDARRLLVNAAYAKTEVEFHYWFDILRSEDPAMCDWANRIEYSLWTQHCDEGRRFGHMTTNIYECVNSILKGVRNLPVCSLVKATYGRLAELFVRKGREAQAQMGTGQQFSQHLVKCIEANLKMARCFTVTVYDRDNSEFTVAETTPTGSFSLGSYRVSLASHTCDCGYFQALHFPCPHALACCAYSRLTWEPYVHQVYRLSSVFSVYQMSFTPPIPQ, encoded by the exons atgcctggtactgttgcAGTGCTAAGGACGAGCCCTGTTTGTGTCGGTGGACAGTTGGACGAGTCTCGAGCTTATTTTCACAGACTATTCTGGACGTTTCCACCATGtatcgag gacgggaactccaacatactccCTGTTGCATTCACATTAGTcgagggtgagaatgctgagtcgTGGTCCTTCTTTCTCTCCTACCTGCGTGAGCATGTGACACCGCAGCCGGGTCTGCTGGTTATCTtggacaggcataacggcatcaaggccgcGCTTGAGGCTCCTGACGGAGGCTGGTTACCTCCGTCTGCATACCgggcattctgcattcgacatgtTGCGGCAAATTTCGCCCtcaccttcaagggcaaagacgcaAGGAGGCTACTTGTGAATGCGGCGTACGCTAAGACCGAGGTCGAGTTccattactggtttgatattcttaGGTCCgaagacccggcgatgtgtgaCTGGGCGAACCGGATTGAGTATTCGTTGTGGACACAACATTGTGATGAGGGACGTAGATTCGGACACATGACGACGAATATATATGAGTGTGTGAACTCGATCCTCAAGGGTGTCCGAAACCTTCCTGTGTGCTCGCTAGTGAAGGCAACATACGGAAGGTTGGCCGAATTATTTGTTCGCAAAGGGAGAGAGGCTCAGGCGCAGATGGGAACCGGACAACAATTTAGTCAGCACTTGGTGAAGTGTATAGAGGCCAACTTGAAGATGGCTAGGTGCTTCACGGTTACTGTGTACGACAgggataactccgagttcaccgtCGCAGAGACAACTCCGACTGGTTCTTTCTCACTGGGTAGCTACAGAGTCTCGCTTGCATCTCACACATGTGACTGCGGATACTTCCAGGCACTTCATTTCCCGTGTCCCCATGCACTGGCATGCTGTGCCTACTCACGGCTTACATGGGAGCCTTACGTCCACCAGGTGTATCGTCTTAGTTCGGTCTTCAGTGTGTATCAGATGAgtttcacacctcccattccacAATAA